The Candidatus Brocadiaceae bacterium sequence GTTTGAACCCCGAATGCGAGCACGTGCAGGGCGACATGCGCTCGATCCGGCTCGGCCGTGTCTTCGACTGTGTGCTCATCCATGATGCGATCAGCTACATGGCTTCGCGCGAGGATCTTGGCCAAGCCATCGCTACGGCGTTCGCACACACCGCTCCGGGTGGCGTTGCGATGTTCCAGCCGGATTACGTCTCGGAGACCTTCCAGCCGGGCACCGAGACCGGCGGCAGCGACGGCAGCGGGCGCGGCTTGCGCTACCTCGAATGGCGGTGTACTCCCGACTCGAGAACCGACGTGTACGTGACCGACATGGCCTACCTGCTCAGGGACGAGCACGGGGCCGTCGAGGTCGCCCATGACCGCCACATCATGGGGTTGTTCCCGCGTGCTGAGTGGCTGGAGTTGATCGCGGACGCCGGATTCGAGGCGCTCACGGTCCCCTTCGAGCACAGTGCCTGCAGCGCCGCCGGCCATGAGGTCTTCCTCGGGCTGCGACCTGCCGCCGGTGGAGGCGCATGACTTGACCGATCTTCCGCCGCGCCGCCGGCCGGGCGCCTTCGAGGTCCATGAGTCGCGCCCCGGGCAGGTGCCGGGCAGCCGGGCGGGGGCGACTGCCCGGACGTGCGGGGCCTCTTCAACCACGATCCGCTCCCACCCGCGCTCCCGTGCGGGAGCGAATAGGGCGGGGCATTTCTCGCGGTTCCGGCGGTACGTTTCAATCCGCGCTCCCGTGCGGGAGCGAATCCTTCAGAGGCAACAGGCCCGTCACCTCGTACGCGTTTCAATCCGCGCTCCCGTGCGGGAGCGAATCCCCCAATCCGGCTCTGAGTCCGGGATGGTCCAGTTTCAATCCGCGCTCCCGTGCGGGAGCGAATGGTCGGCCGGTCCGTCCGTTGACGGACGCGAATGTTTCAATCCGCGCTCCCGTGCGGGAGCGAATGCTTGCGTTCCGGCGGGGCCTGCTCATGGCGGGTTTCAATCCGCGCTCCCGTGCGGGAGCGAATGGCGAAGTGAAGATGCCGTGGACACTGGAGGGAAGTTTCAATCCGCGCTCCCGTGCGGGAGCGAATGTATGTCGAGAGGGTCGCCCGCATTGACCTTCTTGTTTCAATCCGCGCTCCCGTGCGGGAGCGAATCCGTGCAGCCGAGGGCCAGAGCCAGTTCGAACCAGTTTCAATCCGCGCTCCCGTGCGGGAGCGAAT is a genomic window containing:
- a CDS encoding class I SAM-dependent methyltransferase, with amino-acid sequence MTEHGKTPDRPLRLYRDLADWYPLLTPVADYTEEAAFYRRLFEAHCRQPPRTLLDLGCGGGHNAAHLKATLACTLVDIAPDMLALSRRLNPECEHVQGDMRSIRLGRVFDCVLIHDAISYMASREDLGQAIATAFAHTAPGGVAMFQPDYVSETFQPGTETGGSDGSGRGLRYLEWRCTPDSRTDVYVTDMAYLLRDEHGAVEVAHDRHIMGLFPRAEWLELIADAGFEALTVPFEHSACSAAGHEVFLGLRPAAGGGA